A single region of the Branchiostoma lanceolatum isolate klBraLanc5 chromosome 1, klBraLanc5.hap2, whole genome shotgun sequence genome encodes:
- the LOC136427580 gene encoding AH receptor-interacting protein-like isoform X2: MTYEQVSKETEMSMWESGVKKRVLYAGTGDVVDYQEGTKAVFHYETCKLDEPPTVLDDSRSQEKPMELIFGKKFKLEIWEKCLMSMRVGEVAEYICEPKVVVQYPIVAKSLRDIQQGKQDRPRHCCGMSSDNSLGYADLDELVKHPQPLAFIIELLKVEKKGEYSQEAWQMTPEEKKAALPQLQEEGNNLYRLKQFHQAADKYAEALGCIEQLLIREKPGDREWIDLDSRKIPLLLNYAQCKLILGDYYPVIEHTTSVINRDEGLF; this comes from the exons ATGACGTATGAACAGGTCAGTAAAGAAACAGAGATGTCTATGTGGGAGTCTGGAGTGAAGAAACGCGTTTTGTACGCCGGCACAGGCGATGTGGTGGACTACCAGGAAGGCACGAAG GCCGTGTTCCATTACGAGACTTGCAAGCTGGACGAGCCGCCTACAGTTCTAGACGACAGTCGGTCACAGGAGAAACCCATGGAACTCATCTTCGGCAAGAAGTTTAAACTGGAGATTTGGGAGAAATGCTTGATGAGCATGCGCGTGGGCGAGGTGGCAGAGTACATATGTGAACCTAAG GTGGTTGTGCAGTACCCAATCGTGGCTAAGAGTCTGCGGGATATCCAGCAGGGGAAACAGGACCGTCCTCGCCACTGCTGCGGCATGTCGTCCGATAACAGCCTGGGGTACGCCGATCTGGACGAACTGGTCAAACATCCCCAGCCACTGGCCTTCATCATAGAGCTGCTGAAG GTGGAAAAGAAAGGAGAGTACAGCCAGGAGGCGTGGCAAATGACACCAGAGGAGAAAAAGGCAGCTCTGCCTCAGCTGCAGgaggaag GGAACAACTTGTACAGATTGAAACAGTTCCACCAAGCAGCTGACAAGTACGCAGAAGCTCTGGGCTGCATCGAACAGCTGCTAATCCGAGAGAAGCCTGGAGACCGGGAGTGGATCGATCTGGACTCCAGAAAAATCCCGCTGCTCCTGAACTACGCCCAGTGTAAACTGATCCTTGGGGATTACTACCCTGTAATAGAACACACCACCTCTGTCATTAATAGAGATGAGG